The proteins below are encoded in one region of Manis pentadactyla isolate mManPen7 chromosome 2, mManPen7.hap1, whole genome shotgun sequence:
- the HEXB gene encoding beta-hexosaminidase subunit beta isoform X2 produces the protein MELCRLRLPRLHGLLALFAALALRASATPGPALWPMPLSVQISPNVLHLSPQSFSITHDPSSKAGASCTPLQEAFRRYYDYIFGYYKNLDHPAVFSTEMELQQLLVSVILDSECDTFPSITSDESYFLYVKGPVAFLKANRVWGALRGLETFSQLIYQDLYGTFTINESNITDSPRFSHRGILIDTARHFLSVKTILKTLDAMAFNKFNVLHWHIVDDQSFPYQSIIFPGLSNQGSYSLSHVYTPNDVSTVIEYARLRGIRVIPEFDTPGHSQSWGKGQKDLLTPCYSQHVPTGTFGPINPILNSTYSFLYQFFKEISMVFPDQFIHLGGDEVEFDCWKSNPDIQDFMKQKGFYQDFSKLESFYIQKLLNITSTTEKGSIVWQEVFDDKVKLPAGTIVQVWKGQKYRDELHDVTTAGFPVLLSAPWYLDWISYGQDWRKYYEVEPLDFDGSPEQKKLVMGGEACLWGEYVDSTNLTPRL, from the exons ATGGAGCTCTGCAGGCTGCGGCTGCCGAGGCTGCACGGGCTGCTGGCGCTGTTCGCGGCGCTGGCGCTGCGCGCTTCCGCCACGCCGGGCCCGGCCCTGTGGCCTATGCCGCTCTCCGTACAGATATCCCCGAACGTGCTGCACCTCTCTCCGCAGAGCTTCTCCATCACGCACGACCCCTCTTCCAAGGCCGGCGCCTCCTGCACCCCTCTACAGGAAGCGTTTCGGCG ATATTATGACTATATTTTTGGTTACTACAAGAATCTTGATCACCCTGCTGTGTTTTCTACTGAAATGGAGTTGCAGCAACTTCTTGTCTCAGTCATCCTGGATTCAGAGTGTGACACCTTCCCCAGTATCACTTCAGATGAGTCCT ATTTTTTATATGTGAAAGGACCAGTGGCTTTCCTCAAGGCCAACAGAGTTTGGGGGGCATTACGAG GTTTAGAGACTTTTAGTCAACTAATTTACCAAGATCTTTATGGAACT TTCACCATCAATGAATCCAACATTACTGATTCTCCAAGGTTTTCTCATAGAGGAATTTTAATTGACACAGCCAGACACTTTCTATCAGTTAAGACTATTCTTAAAACTCTG GATGCCATGGCTTTTAATAAGTTTAATGTTCTTCACTGGCACATAGTTGATGACCAGTCCTTTCCTTATCAGAGCATCATTTTTCCTGGGCTAAGCAATCAA GGGAGCTATTCTTTGTCTCATGTTTATACACCAAATGATGTCAGTACAGTGATTGAATATGCCCGATTACGAGGGATTCGGGTCATACCAGAATTTGATACCCCTGGACATTCACAGTCTTGGGGAAAAG gtCAGAAAGACCTCCTGACTCCATGTTATAGTCAACATGTGCCGACTGGGACCTTTGGACCTATAAACCCTATTCTCAATTCAACTTACAGCTTTCTGTATCAGTTTTTCAAAGAAATTAGTATGGTGTTTCCAGATCAGTTCATTCATTTGGGAGGAGATGAAGTGGAATTTGATTGTTG GAAGTCCAATCCAGATATCCAAGATTTCATGAAGCAGAAAGGCTTTTACCAAGATTTTTCAAAACTAGAATCTTTCTATATTCAAAA GCTTTTGAATATTACCTCAACCACAGAAAAGGGATCCATAGTCTGGCAAGAGGTTTTTGATGATAAAGTGAAG CTCCCGGCGGGCACAATAGTTCAAGTATGGAAAGGGCAGAAGTATCGTGATGAACTACATGATGTCACAACAGCTGGCTTCCCTGTGCTCCTTTCTGCCCCTTGGTACTTAGATTGGATTAGTTATGGACAAGACTGGAGAAAATACTATGAAGTGGAACCTCTTGATTTTGATG GTTCTCCAGAACAGAAAAAACTTGTCATGGGTGGAGAAGCTTGTCTGTGGGGAGAATATGTGGATTCAACTAACCTCACTCCGAGATTATG A
- the HEXB gene encoding beta-hexosaminidase subunit beta isoform X1, with protein sequence MELCRLRLPRLHGLLALFAALALRASATPGPALWPMPLSVQISPNVLHLSPQSFSITHDPSSKAGASCTPLQEAFRRYYDYIFGYYKNLDHPAVFSTEMELQQLLVSVILDSECDTFPSITSDESYFLYVKGPVAFLKANRVWGALRGLETFSQLIYQDLYGTFTINESNITDSPRFSHRGILIDTARHFLSVKTILKTLDAMAFNKFNVLHWHIVDDQSFPYQSIIFPGLSNQGSYSLSHVYTPNDVSTVIEYARLRGIRVIPEFDTPGHSQSWGKGQKDLLTPCYSQHVPTGTFGPINPILNSTYSFLYQFFKEISMVFPDQFIHLGGDEVEFDCWKSNPDIQDFMKQKGFYQDFSKLESFYIQKLLNITSTTEKGSIVWQEVFDDKVKLPAGTIVQVWKGQKYRDELHDVTTAGFPVLLSAPWYLDWISYGQDWRKYYEVEPLDFDGSPEQKKLVMGGEACLWGEYVDSTNLTPRLWPRASAVGERLWSHKEVRNLDDAYKRLTGHRCRMVRRGIAAEPLFTGYCTHEAR encoded by the exons ATGGAGCTCTGCAGGCTGCGGCTGCCGAGGCTGCACGGGCTGCTGGCGCTGTTCGCGGCGCTGGCGCTGCGCGCTTCCGCCACGCCGGGCCCGGCCCTGTGGCCTATGCCGCTCTCCGTACAGATATCCCCGAACGTGCTGCACCTCTCTCCGCAGAGCTTCTCCATCACGCACGACCCCTCTTCCAAGGCCGGCGCCTCCTGCACCCCTCTACAGGAAGCGTTTCGGCG ATATTATGACTATATTTTTGGTTACTACAAGAATCTTGATCACCCTGCTGTGTTTTCTACTGAAATGGAGTTGCAGCAACTTCTTGTCTCAGTCATCCTGGATTCAGAGTGTGACACCTTCCCCAGTATCACTTCAGATGAGTCCT ATTTTTTATATGTGAAAGGACCAGTGGCTTTCCTCAAGGCCAACAGAGTTTGGGGGGCATTACGAG GTTTAGAGACTTTTAGTCAACTAATTTACCAAGATCTTTATGGAACT TTCACCATCAATGAATCCAACATTACTGATTCTCCAAGGTTTTCTCATAGAGGAATTTTAATTGACACAGCCAGACACTTTCTATCAGTTAAGACTATTCTTAAAACTCTG GATGCCATGGCTTTTAATAAGTTTAATGTTCTTCACTGGCACATAGTTGATGACCAGTCCTTTCCTTATCAGAGCATCATTTTTCCTGGGCTAAGCAATCAA GGGAGCTATTCTTTGTCTCATGTTTATACACCAAATGATGTCAGTACAGTGATTGAATATGCCCGATTACGAGGGATTCGGGTCATACCAGAATTTGATACCCCTGGACATTCACAGTCTTGGGGAAAAG gtCAGAAAGACCTCCTGACTCCATGTTATAGTCAACATGTGCCGACTGGGACCTTTGGACCTATAAACCCTATTCTCAATTCAACTTACAGCTTTCTGTATCAGTTTTTCAAAGAAATTAGTATGGTGTTTCCAGATCAGTTCATTCATTTGGGAGGAGATGAAGTGGAATTTGATTGTTG GAAGTCCAATCCAGATATCCAAGATTTCATGAAGCAGAAAGGCTTTTACCAAGATTTTTCAAAACTAGAATCTTTCTATATTCAAAA GCTTTTGAATATTACCTCAACCACAGAAAAGGGATCCATAGTCTGGCAAGAGGTTTTTGATGATAAAGTGAAG CTCCCGGCGGGCACAATAGTTCAAGTATGGAAAGGGCAGAAGTATCGTGATGAACTACATGATGTCACAACAGCTGGCTTCCCTGTGCTCCTTTCTGCCCCTTGGTACTTAGATTGGATTAGTTATGGACAAGACTGGAGAAAATACTATGAAGTGGAACCTCTTGATTTTGATG GTTCTCCAGAACAGAAAAAACTTGTCATGGGTGGAGAAGCTTGTCTGTGGGGAGAATATGTGGATTCAACTAACCTCACTCCGAGATTATG GCCTAGGGCAAGTGCAGTTGGTGAGAGATTGTGGAGTCACAAAGAGGTCAGAAATCTGGATgatgcctacaaaagactcacagGTCACCGCTGCAGAATGGTCAG ACGTGGAATAGCTGCAGAACCTCTTTTTACTGGATACTGTACTCATGAGGCAAGATGA